ATAACATGACTAGATAGCGTTTTAGTTGACCCACTAGGGCATTGTCATATCTACCCTTTCCGTAAGTCTAGCCCAGTAAACCAACCCCAGGACTGAGTACTGACCAACCCACATATTTTATCAAACAGATTTCCCTTTTTAAGAACTAAAAAGTACGCCttcattaaaacttaaaacacaaACACTACAAATTCttaacacaaacacacacatggGTAATTTACACATCCACGTAACCTTGTTCTTAATTGTACTCTTTGCTCAATCTTATGTACATTGCATTGATCAAGACCCTATAGCTGTAGAAGACTGGTTCAAAGGCATTGAAACCATGAAAGAAAAAATCACCAAACTTCACTTCTATTTTCATGACATAGTTAGTGGAAATAACCCAACTGCCATGCGAGTGGCTAAGCCCAACAGCTACATCTCACTCACCGGGTTTGGCAATGTGGTCATGGCTGACGACGTTTTAACGTCTGAACCTGAAGCTAATTCGACCATTGTAGGTCGAGCACAGGGGATGTATGCATCAGCCTCAATGGAGGATCTTGGATTTCTTATGACCATGAATTTTGCTTTTAATAGTGGGGAATTTAATGGTAGCACTCTTAGTCTCTTGGGGAGGAACCCAGTGTTACATGAGTATCGGGAGATGCCAATTGTTGGTGGCTCGGGTGTTTTCAGGATGGCTCGTGGAATAGCTACTGCAAAAACATATAGTTTTAATCTTTTGGGTGATGCAATTGTTGAGTATAATGTTTTGGTGTCTCACTATTAaacttaagtttcttgtatgtATCAATATAGCGAAAAGTATCTTTGAGTTCAAATGAAAGCAGAAGACTTTCAATATGTCCTGTTAAAGTTTCCAGAAGTTAGAACACAAAACTAGTTAACAATTTAACATATTTGAGAAAAAATACTTAAGTCAACTAACTTGTATATCGGTATATGATGTTAGTTTCTCTCTATAAATGCAAAATCAACTGGGTGGAATCAGTGGTTGGACTCTCAATACAGAGGTAATGAGTTCAATCCTCATGCTCAGCAAGGCTgtaggtccttttctacctttggtagaacttagaaacagtctctctactttTGGTTGTGGTAAGACTGCCTATATTTCAAtttcccccatacaccgtcgaagacggtattgggaccccaAATCCGTGGAAGACGGTATtgagagttactttacttttactttttctCTCTATAAATACCAAAGTCACTATATTGCTGCTCCTATTTAGTTATTCATAGacaaacaaattaacaattacTTGCATGCATGTGTAACTTCAACTTCTCCATAAACAAACGTATATAAGTTCATCCCCATTGGCTTTTTCAAACTGAAGTGCTTTCTTCAACTCTGTTGTCGTTTCCAAAAATGGATGATCCTGATGCCCAAGAACAGGATTACACCTATAATATGCCTCCCTGTGGTACATATTCAGAGCATTGAGCTCAAATCTTCTTGGTAAATCTGGATTTGCCAAAAACAAACGACCATAAGCATTAAGGATCTGTTTGATTTTCAGATACAGCATTAAATAGCCATGAGCACGGAGCACCCGAACCAAGAGAAAAACATGACCTGATGTACTATCTGATCATCTAATGAACTTGCCTAATCACTTTCAGTGTATCCAGACAATTTAAAATTGGATCCTTTTGAGTACCAACACCAAGAAAATGTTATGTTACTAATACTAGAACAAAAATAAGTTCAATGACTATATAAGGGGTTTTTGGATTTCATAATCAATTTAAACAAAAGGcaaatacattattttttattttactataaaaacattaatatcGCCATTTATCATCACCAATATAAAGTTTCCACGGTTAAACATATTATTCTGAATACATTATTATCGCCAAGGCAAATACATTATTAATATCGCCATTTATCATCACCAATAATATGCATCACTTCAAATCAACTTTACAAGAATTATCAAGCTTCCAACTTACGATGACTATTGCCTTCTTATCAAGTGGATCAGTTTTAACAGATTCAAACTGTGGTTTCCAAAAAAGGATAATCAGTGTACCCAATAACTGGATCAGGTATATAAAATGTCTCTCTATTGTACTTGTTAAGAGGGGCATTAAGCTCAAATCTTTTTGGTAAATCTGGATTTGCCAAAAACAAAcgaccataagcaacaagatcCGTTCGGTTTTCAGCCACAGCCTTGTTACCCTCTTCCATGTCATACCCTCCAGCAGAAATGAAAGTACCATTGAATGCTTTTCTCATTGGCACAAGACTATCTGGGCATTCAACTTTTTCACCAACAGTTTTCATCCTTGGTTCGACCATATGACAATATGCAATCTTATATGCATTCAAAGATTTAGCCATGTAAAGCCCTAAAGCCTTTGGATCCGAGTCACCTGACTGCATATAGTTTGCGAAAGGGGATAATCTTATCCCGACTTTTTCTGCTCCTATTTCATCTGCAATAGCTTCAACAATTTCTAGAGCGAATCTGCAGCGATTTTCTAGAGAGCCACCGTACTTGTCGGTTCTGTCATTTATTTCATCTTTCATAAATTGGTCAATTAGATAACCATGAGCACCATGGATCTCAACTCCGtcaaaacctatattttgttacaTAACCATAAGCCACCATACTTTTGTTTTTTGACCCGAAAAAAAAGTgtcacattttcattttataaaaaaagcaTCAATTATAAGAAATAAGCCAAAGGTGTTCTTACCAGCTTCCATTGCATTTTTTGCAGCAAGTCTGAAATCATTAACAATAACAGGAATCTCCTCCGTACGTAGCTTTCTTGGAGGTGAGAATTGTGCAACATCAATGCCATTGCTTCGCACTTGAGGAGTTAGTTCTTTATCTGAGGAAGAGATTGGGGCTTGCCCATTGGGCTGAAATCCTGTTCCATAAATAAAGCGAAATCAAAATTATAACTAAAAGTAATTATACTTCAAAATGACAAGATAGTAACATGATTCAAATAgttataaatgtttatataagAAACTCTTAAGTCTAGACTGCTGCTTAGTTAACATTAAGTggaaaattaaatgaaaaaaacaagTATACCTGTATTAGAAACCCTCCCAACATGCCAAATTTGACAGAAAAAAATTCCGCCTTTGGCATGAACAGCATCTACAATGGGCTTCCAGGCCTCAACATGTTCCTTCGTCCATATACCCGGTGTCTCTGGATAGCTGAAAAAAAGAGCTTGTTATCAAGAAACTACTTCCCCATCATGAACAATTACAAGTTTAATCAAGCACACAGGTTCATATATCCTTCCGACTATTAGTCAAATATAAAGAAACCTTGTGTCTCTATAATTAATGGTAACCTAAAAAAGGCTAAtgggggaaccctagccccggtatGACAATTGGATACCCTCACCCGTATAAGCCATATCATGTCAGTACAATACCTTTATCCTAATTCCCATATGATGTtggcaccccgaaggatcggACCCACGTCTTTAGAACTTTACATGTGGCGCGTCTTTAGAACTTTACATGTGGAAACTTCATTAGTAACGGTTcctaataaaattgttttttgtgcCAAGAAGGGATCGATCTTGGGACCTTAAGGTCGCCAAGTGCATCCCTTACCACTATGTTAATTAATAACAACTTAAACTATGTGAAGATAGACGAATTATTTGATTAGAATTTGAACTTATCAATTAACGGGAAAAgtcataataaattttttttaccctTGGGCAGTGTCTGAAACTCCGGTGGCTTCAGAAATGAGAAGGCCTCCTTTGGATGTTCTTTGTGAATAATATAAGATCGCATGTGGTTGTGGGACATTCCCATACGACCTTTGCCTTGTTAATGGTGCCAAAACTACTCTGTACAAAAAAATcagttaaaatgaaaatatggaGCTAGGCAATAAActttatatgatgaaaaaaaataaaaaaaatacattacttGCGAGCACAATCAGAAAAACATAATTACTCTTGACAAAAAGTAATTACATTAATTTACCAGTTTTTACTAAATACCcataagttattattttttttattttttactttttagaacaACCCCATAACTCATTATTGCAACTTTAACTCACAACAATTTGTTAATGATGGCTGTAAACGAGTCAAGCTTTTATTGAGCAATTTGTGAGCCCGGCCCGGCTCGTTCAGATGGCTAGTTTGTTTGACAATCTATTAAAATGGTCAATGGGCAATTTGGTATTCACAATCTACAGTTGCAaaatggaaaaaagaaaaagaaaaacaaagaaatgAGAGAAGGTGGAATACCTGTGAGAAAGCTCAAAATTTCCCATTTTATAGGGAGTCATAAGAGGTATTTGGAAAACTTTATCTGCCATTTTTTTTCGATATTGGTTCAGACTTCAGAGGTTTTGCTGTGGGGGTGTGTGTATTAAGATCCCAAACATGTTGGGGTACTCGTTTTATAGATGTCAAATTCTGTTATAACGTACCACGTGACGTGGACGATTGTAGACCGCTGCTTTCACCCAATATTTTAAAGAGAAATGAGAAATCGTTACAAACAGATATTCGGTCATAAAAGAGAGACGAATAACTAGGATTAATGATACATCATACATGTATCATAATTCACTAGTTTCACAACTGTTTATACAGTTCAAAAATGCATGAGCATAATTATTGGTACAAATATTACTCtactttttttaacaaaattttttttattattaactagCCAATATAACAATGATAAAGAGTTAAAGACGACAAGTTGTGATGGTTGCAAAAATTGGTGGTGATGTATTGCCAATTTGCCACAATTTAATTGTTATGTCTTTCAAGATTATTTAAGTAGCTTTTATTGATAAATTGATATGGTGCCACAACTTGATTTGAAGAATTACAATCATCTAATGagtaatgttaaaaaaattaatttttcttaaaaatccTTTTCAAGCTCACATTAATACTTGATATAACTAGAAGATGTATCAAAGAAAATTTTGTAAATTACATATAATAACGTAAATAccaaatataatatttgatattatataaaacaaactctcactctttttttctaacttttttatatttaaagtaCCAAAAAGATCATTACTAATATAGATCACACTTTTCATAATGTTATTGCATACCCAagatacttttaataaaatttaattacaaCATATACCgcttattatttaaaaaattacactaCCCATTTATCAAATTTACATCAAAAACCTACATTAACGGTCACCTCTACCCGTCACCGCCATAATTTTGTCGTTGTTATCACCATCCACGTTACATTGCGTGAGAATTCGTCTAGTTATGGTATTAAAGGGACTACTAGAAGTATAAACTAGGGGAAGTGATTCTTGTaccacatatattaattaatttaccacATGTATGCTTTAATGGTTTATACAGTATGTTTTAACAATTGTACTGTATGATAGATTTATCAATATATGTGGTACAAAAATCATTTCCAATAAACTAGGGAGGTTTATtattttcttcgttgttacaAAATATGCATTATGCCTTTACTTTGAAAACTAGTATTTAGTCATATCAGAGTAGTACCTCACACCGGTTTTACCGGTTCTAATGGCTGGTATCACCGGTAGACTTGCTACTATACTTGTTACATCCACCGAAAATAGtgaaaatacaattacaatctaatcaaaaataataccaaaaaagatatttcataacataatactgtataagttttaaagtttacaaataacaaaaataaacatttcaagtatcataaaaataattttaaaaaaatttcaaaaaaagaaaaccgGTATTACTGGAAAAACGGAAAAACCCTACAATAGGAATAGTGAGATACTGGACCTAAAATAGGGTTAGCTGTAATGGACGGCCAACTGGAGTCATTTACCGGAAGAACCGACCATATATATcgatttttaaaatatcaatatTGGCACCAAAAAACTAGAGTTTAGGTTTGCTAAATAACATGACAATGTGCAATGATTAGTTAACATCTTCTAACTAGAGTTTAGGTTTGCTAAATAACATGACAATGTGCAGTGATTAGTTAACATCTTCTTTGATTAGGTGCATATcattaatacggagtatatgaTAAGTGATTATGTATTTTCAAAACTACGTTTTGAAAAAACAGGTAGATATATGCTTCTTCAAAATTGCGTTTTCATaccagataatcactttttcatacaaacactttttaaattatttgcattttacgaacgtaataattagataatcacttcaaaacgcATTCCCAAATCCCTTCTAAGGCACTATTTTGAACATGGGTTATTGTCTCTTCACATTTGTAACACTTCCCACGAGATCAATTTTTGGAAAGTTAGTTATCGCTTATATCAATATGAATTGTGAGTATTACAATACGGTATAGGTGAATAGTCAAAAGTTAAATTGAGAACCAAATATATGTCGAGAAGTGTGAGAactagtttttaattaatatgtttagAGGTATTATTGTCATTTACTTAATACaacttaaataattattatcaaTTAAGATTAAACTCCCCATAAATAGCTCATTAGTTATTATAGCAACTACAAAATAGGCCAAAACACTTGACAGCAACAATACaccttaaaacttaaaaaaatatgtaataacaaaaagggaaaaatccataaaaaagataacttatttacacgaaattcctattaaatgtaacctattttgttttcgtctatttaaaggatcatattttcaaaaagttcCTGATTTTGACAGCCGGGGCCCGTTAAATGCCACGTCACtgatgccacgtcatcagttttgttGTCGTGGTAGTTGACTTTGACCGacccatatatatatcgatataaTATCTCTGCTTCTTATTCTCTTTTtcccttttctctctctagaacCCTAATTTCCCCATCCCCAAATTCGTTCGATTTCTTATCAATTAAACACTATTAAATGTCTAACATATCTGGAGGACTTCTTTCTCGTTGTTTTTGTGGTGATGTAGCAAGAAGATGGACGTCTTGGACATCAAACAACGTAGATAGAATGTCAAAATTACTGACACAGTTTGTGGTTTGTTGCTTAAATGTGATATCTGCTCTTCTTGGTTGTTTGTTGTATACAATCCAAATACGTTGGAGTAAAATGGCAGAGAAGACTATAAAATCCACAAAAAAGCTAGAAGtataggtggcaaaatgggcagcTCAGGTGGGTTTGGTTGATTGCCAAAATCTGTGTGGGTCCAAATCGGTGATTTCTAATACAGGCTGAAACAGTCGGGTTAGGCTAACCCATCACCAATTCTTTTATTCAGTTTATGAATTATATAGATAATCAATATGTCATGTATGATTAAAAAaccaattataataatatttgaaattcTTTTCAATCAAGTGATTTAAAGATGTTCTGTGCATTTGAATGCCTTTCAGTCTATTTGACCTTCTTAACCATTTGACGTATTCCCCTTTTCAGTTAAAAAACATTCATATATTGAGTCATTGACCCCTTTTATATACAAATGGGTTAATTTTGCCACCCTGAGGTTGAAGTAGTGGGACTAGGAAATCAAACAATAGAAGACATAAAAAGTTGATATTTTTCAGGATTTTTGAATCTTTTATTGTTACTCGTGATGAAAACGGAAGAAGATGCATTTTGGATGTTAGCGGTTCTTTTGGAAAATGTATTAGTCAATGATTGCTATTCAAATAATGCTCCATGTAGATCAAATGGTTTTCAATGATTTGCTGAAAAAAGAAGAGTCAAAGTCAAGTGTCACGTCATTAAAATTGATGACGTGACACTTAATGGGCTCCGTTtatcaaaaactaacgagatacccgttattaggaattttttgaaaataagatcctttaaataaacgaatacaaaataaattacctttaataggaatttcgtgtaaatagattacctttttatggatttttccctaacaaaaaatataaaacaaaaatgggTGTTTTAGATAATGCAATAAACTAAATAGGTTTGTAAAAAACAACATGATCTTCTATAGTTAGCCAAAAGTGAAGTACAACCTTTTGTTCCCCCATCAATTATCATATTCTTATCATTTAGGCCCCCACCGAGTTTTTCTATTAAGTAACTAATCATAAAACAAAACACGCatacaaaatttgaacttcataCGTAAACAATCATAACATATTTGTACCACAAAAACACAAGTAAACCGACGATCATACGAAAGTTACATGTGTAccaattaaaaactttttactTAAAATTATTATACACTTGTGAATATCACATGTGTACCAgtttaaaatttatagtttttaagATTATTAATACGTGTACTAGTTAAAACATATGtaagttaaaaagtttatagtTACTAAAAAGTATAGGAATAAATGATATgtttaaaattcttttaaaattttcttaatgGTTCATTAAAAGTATTTCCAATATTCAGATAAATTATTTGTGTTTATaaattgattataaattttttttaattgatggtAAAAAGAAAGTTGACAAATTCAAAAGTGATCCACGATTGTCTGCGAAGTCCATTTCtttgtttccttttttcttttattcctGTTATACTCTTCTTTCAAGTTTTAcgtgtttataaattaattattattaattataattaaataaatgacaTAATATCattttgacccttgatttaTTTGATCTAATGATTATAATGAGTTCTCATAGTTCTCAACAAATAATTAGTTCTTACAATACCTTTCCTCTAGGGGAATAATAGCTAGTTAAGACTTTATCCTAGCattttgaaaatcttttatAGGCTATTATTAACATCATTTTTTAGCTGGTGACACCCTTTAAAAGAGGCAAATTTTGGGCAGAAGAAGCAAATTTCTTTCCTTTTGGGTTGGTCTCACATTTTCCTACtttctattaaataaaataattacatcaaatattttttattagtttttggcccatctttttctttcttttatactTTTACCCCTTATTATTAAATGTAGTGATATTGGTACCATTAAAagccatttatttatttagtgtacaacttttataacataCTGTATAAGTCAGTAAAGCACGCATTTAGTAAATATATTAGATGttgtacaaatatcacttccctattATTAGTGatatttttcaaatgaatataattttgtcatttccaaaacaaatatatacaatcataaatggttagaaatattattttatgaaaactaTTATGTAAATAGACTTTTTAATTAAACGACTTGTGTCTTTTTCAAAATACCtttaaatcatatatttttttttacaataacatAAATAGTTAAAATTAGTAAAACTTCAACTTTGTCTCTTCATATCAAAACAACTATTTAGATTTTTGTTCATTATATGAGAAGATAAAATTACTaatgatcattatatatattgaaaaagatgagtgtatgatattatattatgaTAATCTATTTTTCTAGCTAGTACGTACAAAGGCTATATGCCTTGTATATTTTCATGGTGAATTTGTTTGATGCTAAATATGTTTAGGTGATATACTAAGGACaatatgaaaatttaattatgtgaaattgatattatgatATTTAATTGTGTATATGTTATCTAAAAGGTTAATACAGGATATATCGTATGCACCCTATGAGGGAGGACTATGATTATGAAGTTTAGGTTTTTCAAATATTGATAATTTGtaaaagtttttcaaaagaaaaaataattacttaAAAGAATGGTTTATATTTAGTTACATCGTAAAGAAGATAAAAACTCTATATATTAGCACTGTACCCGTGAAATGCGGCGGTGGTCATGGTGACGATGGTGTAGTGGTAAGGGCGACTAATGGTGGTAAAGACGGTGTCGAGTATTGCAGAtatttaatgtaaaacaaattaatgtacatagttagtggagatattttataaaataaatgtctgatggtgtaatttaatattaagggcattttatatttaatttctcTAATGTTACTTTCAACAATTGAgctattgttttataatataatatagataaaaagtATTTGAAAAATACGAAtatgtgattggtcaataaatgGCTAGGGCTCTCTTTATTATGACGAGGTTTTCACTTAAATCAAAATACATGCAAAGATACatacaaaaccaaattaaatagaaatatacaataaatatagTCTAGAGAGAACTATCACAAAACCTAAttaaataatacaataaatattattttttcatatttaacgtTTTTTGATGTCatgtaaatttaaaaacactaaGTTCAATTAAATAAGTATATAAACAATATTGACTTAATTATGTTAACATACAATTTAAGGAGTTATTTTAGGTACACAaattgttacttttaattcaatttattcaaaactttatatttttgacCACTTAGcttattcttttattaatatgtcaGATACAACAATTATTATGGATTACAATTAAGCTacaaatggaaaaatatattttaaaggttttttaatacttttgttATTAGATGGATGATGCCATATGCTATTGATTTTTTATTATCCAATAAAGTTATATGATTTATTTTAGCTACAAAATTATAATAGTTCTTATCTCATTGTcttgtttaaaaatatttgataaaattttaattacataaCCCGTAGATTAATATAGTAGACTAAATATATGAATAGGTAATAATAATGCGGACCTTATCACAGTTTTATAATGTTAAATACACTATTAAATTATATGTGTATCGTTAAAAACTAATGGTATACAGATCGTTTCCTTTACTTCATTCGTATGATATGATAGTTATAAGTGTTTTATGAATTAATGttgttcatattattattaaacgTATTATTCTTATCATATGGTCAGATTTATGTTGCCTTGACTATGGAGATGTTTAGTTCAATAGTAGCTAATTAATATGTGGATTTAGTGGAATCAAAAGGTAAGttatttgtaaaattttgtttttcagtaatatatattttctattcggttgattatttttttttttaaaccaattTTGTTAATTCATGTATCCATAAGAATACACAAAAACATTAACACTATACAAAAATCAACAGTTGCTCATTACGCGGATATAAATtcataagaaaatatatatatagaatgagatatatattaaatctaaatATTAGTATTGTTAAGAAACTTtaaattaagatgttttttattcaataacaagcataacttatttatatagttgaagaagatatattataaattactatgagacatatataataataatataaaagtttaaaaagttagAGGTTATTTGTGAAAgatatcaaaaaaatttttttttaaaaagtttcaagCCTCTTTGTTCTCCATGTCTGTGTGAGACCCATCGTTTAACATGTGTAGTGATTTGACCATAGCAGAAGGGGCAAGTTTTCAAGGAAAAAAGGGGCAAATTTCGCTTTTTCTAGGGTAAGATGTGAATAGACACATTCCATGGTGTCAATAGCATGACCCGAATACGATACAACAAACCTATAAATggtttatttaaagtttaaactcgATGCAACATGGAAGTAACTAAACCAGTATATTACTTAAAGGTCATGCACATAAGGCATTTCACAAatgttatgtattaattaactAGTTTTTCAAAACGGAGAAAAGATCAAGGTTCAAACCTTAACAATGGTGTTTTTTCGTGTA
The sequence above is drawn from the Erigeron canadensis isolate Cc75 chromosome 4, C_canadensis_v1, whole genome shotgun sequence genome and encodes:
- the LOC122595220 gene encoding putative 12-oxophytodienoate reductase 11, whose amino-acid sequence is MADKVFQIPLMTPYKMGNFELSHRVVLAPLTRQRSYGNVPQPHAILYYSQRTSKGGLLISEATGVSDTAQGYPETPGIWTKEHVEAWKPIVDAVHAKGGIFFCQIWHVGRVSNTGFQPNGQAPISSSDKELTPQVRSNGIDVAQFSPPRKLRTEEIPVIVNDFRLAAKNAMEAGFDGVEIHGAHGYLIDQFMKDEINDRTDKYGGSLENRCRFALEIVEAIADEIGAEKVGIRLSPFANYMQSGDSDPKALGLYMAKSLNAYKIAYCHMVEPRMKTVGEKVECPDSLVPMRKAFNGTFISAGGYDMEEGNKAVAENRTDLVAYGRLFLANPDLPKRFELNAPLNKYNRETFYIPDPVIGYTDYPFLETTV
- the LOC122595219 gene encoding dirigent protein 22-like produces the protein MGNLHIHVTLFLIVLFAQSYVHCIDQDPIAVEDWFKGIETMKEKITKLHFYFHDIVSGNNPTAMRVAKPNSYISLTGFGNVVMADDVLTSEPEANSTIVGRAQGMYASASMEDLGFLMTMNFAFNSGEFNGSTLSLLGRNPVLHEYREMPIVGGSGVFRMARGIATAKTYSFNLLGDAIVEYNVLVSHY